Genomic DNA from Candidatus Edwardsbacteria bacterium:
TCTGCTGGACGGCGGCATCGGCCGTCTTTTTGGCCTCGTCCATCTGCTGGTTGACGTTCAGCAGCTCGGCCCGTTTCTCCCAGATCTTGGTGGCCAGGTTGGAGTCCTCCTTGGACCTCTCATCCAGCTTCTTGTTTACCTCGTCCAGCTTTTCCTTGGCCTCGTCCATCCTCTGGGACATGGCCATCTCCTCGCCCAGCGATTCGGCCAGGCGGGAGTTTATCTCGTCCATGGTTTTCTTACGCTCGGCTATCAGCTGGTCCAGGGAGGTGTAGCTGCGTCGGCCCTGCTCCACCTGGGCGATCACCTCGGCCTCCTCCTTTTTCATCTGATCCAGGGGATTGGCCGGGGCCTTGTCTTCCTTCTTTTTGGAGAACAACATATTATTCTGCCTCCGATATTTGGGAGATTTGTTTTATCTGATTTGAAAATTGATTATACGTTCACCTTCTTGCCCACGAACAGGTAGCGCTTGATCTTGCGGGTGGTGGTCTTGGGAAACTCCTCCTCCCGGATGGAGAAATGCTTGACCCGCTTGTAGTCGGCCAGGTGGCCACCCTGGTGTTTGACCTCGTCCTTCAGGATCTTCTCGATCTGGGCCGTGTCCAGGGTGATCTTGTGTTTGGCGGCATACTCGTCAAAAGTCTCATAACTGGGGTAGATCATGGCGTGAACCTCCTCCCGGTCGGTCTGGGAGTTTTTCTCGCCGATCACCAGGACTTCGGAGATATAAGGGCTGTTCAACAGCTGGGCCTCGATTTCTTCGGGATAGATATTTTTGCCGGCCGCCGAGACTATCAGGTTCTTGGCTCGACCGGTGATGAACAGGCAGCCCCGTTTGTCGATGTACCCCAGATCGCCGGTCAACAGCCAGCCATCCTTGATGATCGCCTCGGTGGCTGCGGGGTTCTTATAATAGCCCAGCATCACATTGGGGCCCTTAGCCGCTATCTCGCCGACGCCGTTGGCGTCGGGGTCCAATATCTTCAGCTCCACACAGGCGATGGGCGGACCCACCGAGGCATGATCGGGGTTATTGATGGTATTGATGGTCAACACCGGAGAGGATTCGGTCAAACCGTAGCCCTGGACTATTGCAAATCCCAAAGTCTCAAACCCCTTGCCCACTTCTACGTTCAGGGCCGCTCCGCCCGAAACGAACAGCCTGAGGCTGGACAGTCCGGCCTTTTCCCGCAAAGACTGGAACAGCTTGCCCCCGGCCCTTTTCCCGGTGATGGACTTGATGGATTTGACTATCCCATTGGAGGTGGAGAAGGCCATCCGGGTCAGCATGGGCTTCTCTTTGACCGCTCGCACTATCCCCTGGTATATCTTCTCGAATAACAGGGGCACCCCTACCATCATGGTAGCCTGGCTATCCCGGATGTCGTTGATGATGTCCCGTGATTTTAAAGACTGGGCGTAGGTAATGGTAGCCCCCACATACAGAGGCACCAGCATCCCGCAGGTGGCCTCGAAGGTGTGATGGAGCGGCAGCACCGAAATGAAGTTATCGTGATGATCGTAATGGAATATCTGGTAGCTTCCATCCACATCGGACATGATGTTCCGGTTGGAGAGCATCACCCCCTTGGACTGCCCGGTGGTTCCCGAGGTGTAGATGACGGCCGCCAGGTCGTCCAACTGCACCTGCCGCTTGAGGGTCTTGGGTTCGGGCGCCTCATAAAGGTTGGATAGATTATTCATGGAGAAGACATGCTTCAGACTGGACAGCTTGCTGGTGGCCTCGTCGGTCACCTCCTTGAAATTGCTGGAGACGATCAGGGCCACCGCTTCGGAGTCGGTCAGAATATGCCGGATCTCCTGGCTTTTTAGCTGGGTGTCCAGAGGCACCAGTATCGCCCCGGTGCTGGCCACCGCGATATAGCTCTCCACCCACTCCGGGCAGTTCTCTCCGATGATGGCCACTTTGTCGCCGGGCTTTATGCCTTTACGCAAAAGTCCCGAAGACAGTTGCTCGGTCCGCTCCTTAAGCTCCTTATAGGTAACCTTGTAAAAGTCGTTCCCCCGCCTGATCTGCAGGGCGGTCTTGTAGGGGTACAGCCCGGCCGATCTGGCCAGCATTCCCTTGATGGTGATCAGGCCCAGCCCCTCCCTTACCGGATAATGTTTGTTGCTGAAGGTCTCCATATCTTTCTCCGAAGGTTTTTTATTTTATAGGAAACTGAATATCTCCGGGCCGGCAAAGAACCTGGCCACAAAAGAGGCCGGTAAAAGCAGATACGACAAAACATTTATCCGGGTCACCTGCATCAGTATGATCAGCCCGATGAAGATGAACATGCCGTATTTCTCCAGGCTCAGGTATCTCATGGATAGTTTCCCCGGCAGCAGCCCGGCCACCACCTTGGAGCCGTCCAGCGGGGGAATGGGTATCAGGTTGAAAACCGCCAGC
This window encodes:
- a CDS encoding AMP-dependent synthetase/ligase, with translation METFSNKHYPVREGLGLITIKGMLARSAGLYPYKTALQIRRGNDFYKVTYKELKERTEQLSSGLLRKGIKPGDKVAIIGENCPEWVESYIAVASTGAILVPLDTQLKSQEIRHILTDSEAVALIVSSNFKEVTDEATSKLSSLKHVFSMNNLSNLYEAPEPKTLKRQVQLDDLAAVIYTSGTTGQSKGVMLSNRNIMSDVDGSYQIFHYDHHDNFISVLPLHHTFEATCGMLVPLYVGATITYAQSLKSRDIINDIRDSQATMMVGVPLLFEKIYQGIVRAVKEKPMLTRMAFSTSNGIVKSIKSITGKRAGGKLFQSLREKAGLSSLRLFVSGGAALNVEVGKGFETLGFAIVQGYGLTESSPVLTINTINNPDHASVGPPIACVELKILDPDANGVGEIAAKGPNVMLGYYKNPAATEAIIKDGWLLTGDLGYIDKRGCLFITGRAKNLIVSAAGKNIYPEEIEAQLLNSPYISEVLVIGEKNSQTDREEVHAMIYPSYETFDEYAAKHKITLDTAQIEKILKDEVKHQGGHLADYKRVKHFSIREEEFPKTTTRKIKRYLFVGKKVNV